ACGAACCGATGCAAAATCGCTTTCTCGCCCTCGGCAGGCGTACATTCAAAATAGTCACCTTCATGCGACGCAAAAAAAGTCGATAAATACTGCCGGGCTTCTTCCACCCCGTCGTCATTCATTTCCAGAATCCAGTGATGTGCAAACCGCTCACGAAACGCATCCATTTTTTTGGGCAAATGATTTGGCCAGAGATAACTCAGGTACTGCATAAGGTGGTCAGATAATTTAGCCGGCAAAAATTTAAAATTGCCGGCAATGCGATCTACCGTGCGTTTAAGCGAAAACAGTTTCGGAATGTACTTTGAACCCAGTTTATCAATAACCAAAAACGTGTCTTTGCCATACTTTTTACAAACATCGTAATACTCACGGCTCAGATATTCTCCAGAAACAGGCAAGTTATCAAACTCAGACAAGATGTCACGTCGCATTTTTGCCAGCACCGTACTGTCATTGGTACCGATATAAAACACCTGTTGCTTTTTCGCGATCGGATAGGTGTCCAGCCGTACCGCAAATACGGCGAGCTTGCCGGCACAACCCGATGCCTCATGCAACCGCCGACCATCATTGTTAAATCGGGCTGGCGTTTCTTCGTCTACTTGTCTGACCCGATGGTGATATTCATCATCTGACGCCCGTTTATCGGGATAATGAATATCTGTCTGGCGATAATTTTGTTGCTCCAGATTGGTCAGCATTGCTTCTGGCGTTTCGCCCAGATCAATTCCTAAATGATTAACCAGTGATAAGGTGCCATCCGCCGCAATCTGCGCATACAATGACAGCTCGGTATAAGCGGGACCACGTTGCACCAGAGCGCCGCCGGAATTATTACAAATACCACCGACAATGGATGCCCCTATACAAGAGGAACCTATCACCGAATGCGGCTCTCGGCCATAGGGCGCCAATACGGTTTCCAGTCCAAACAAGGTACTACCTGCCAAACCAATGATCTGTTTCGCATTATCAATCAGCTGAATTTGATCAATGCGCATAGTATTAATAATGACGATTGGTCGATCATACTGATTACCATCCGGTGTGGAACCGCCAGTCAAACCGGTATTCGCCGCCTGCATGATGACAATCACATCAGCAGCAACACACTGCTGCAACAATTGCCATACCTGTAGCAAGGTCGCCGGTCTGGCTACCGCTAACGCTTCACCCTCTCCAAAGCGAAAGCCCTTGCAATAAGGTTGAATTTTGGCAGGTGCTGTCAACACATAACGTTTGCCAACAATACTTTTTAAAGACGCTAATAATGGCTCGTGCTCTGGGTTTATCATCTTTGGTTTCTATTGATTTGTCAGGTTATCCACGACACTATTCTATCACGACGATGTAGAATGCCATCTGGTTCGCTTCAAGACACACCAGATCGTTAAGTCAGGATATTACGCATGCCCTTTCTGCACATTTTGCTGTTGGCTCTGCTTCAGGGCATGACGGAGTTTTTACCTATTTCCAGCTCAGCACACCTCATTTTGTTGCCGATGCTGGCCGATTGGCAAGATCAAGGCTTGGCCTTTGATGTTGCCGTGCATGTCGGTACGCTCAGCGCCATTGTTTTTTATTTTCGCGGTCAGCTGAAAAGCCTCATCCTGGATTGGACAAACTCAGTTCTTAAACAACGGCATATTGGTGATAGCCGCTTAGCATGGGCGGTGGGCATCGCGACCATTCCCGTTGGCATTGCCGGACTTTTTTTTAACGATGCCATCGAGTTTATGTTACGCAACCCTTTAGTCATCGCAACCACCACCATCGTCTTTGGCATCTTACTGGGACTGGCTGACTGGTGGGGTAAACGACGCCGTGATGAACACCAATTACGATGGCTTGATATCATCATTATTGGCTGTGCCCAAGCACTAGCTCTTATTCCTGGTACATCCCGCAGCGGCATCACTATGACGGCGGGTCTCATGCTGGGTCTGACACGTCAGGCGGCGGCCCGGTTTTCTTTTTTATTGTCTATTCCGGTCATCCTTCTGGCTGGCGGCCTAAAAACTGTTCAATTGGTCGTTGCGGATAGTCCAACAGATTGGATGGTTTTGTTCAGTGGCGCCCTGTTTTCAGCAATCAGTGCCTATTTATGTGTGGTCATTTTTATGAAAATGCTGGATCATATCGGTATGTGGCCTTTTGTCGTTTATCGACTGATTCTTGGCGGCGTGCTGTTCTGGTTATTTCTATGATAGCTGTTGACAGACTGGGATTGTGTCCGTAATATTCTCCCTCTTTATTTAGACCGCCTGCGTATTTTTCTGGAGCAACCTGCGGAATGAAAACCATAAGTGCAAAACCAGCCGAAGTTCGTCGTGACTGGTTCGTTATTGACGCGACCGGCAAAACGCTGGGTCGTATGGCAACCGAAATCGCCCGCCGTCTGCGTGGCAAACATAAAGCGATCTATACGCCGCATGTCGATACTGGTGACTATATCGTTGTAATCAATGCTGAAAAACTGCGTGTTTCTGGTAATAAAATGCAAGATAAAATTTATTATCATCACACTGGTCACATCGGCGGCATTAAATCAATTTCTCTGGCAAAACAGCTGGACAAAGCACCAGAGCGTGTTATCCAGACAGCGGTTAAAGGCATGTTGCCGAAAAATCCGCTGGGTCGTGCCATGTTCAGCAAGCTTAAAGTTTATGCTGGCGAAGCACACCCTCATGTTGCCCAACAACCTAAAATGCTGGAAATTTAACGGATATCCCCATGGCAGATTTATATTACGCAACCGGCCGTCGCAAAAGCTCAACAGCGCGTGTTTTCCTGAAACCAGGCAGCGGTAACATCACTATCAATACCCGTAGTCTTGAAGACTATTTTGGTCGTGAAACATCTCGCATGGTCGTTCGCCAACCACTTGAATTGGTTGAAATGCTCGACAAGGTTGACTTGAAAATCACCGTTCGTGGTGGTGGTAATAATGGTCAAGCCGGTGCTATCCGTCATGGTATTAGCCGGGCACTGGTTGAGCTTGATAATGAATTGAAAACTGACTTGCGCAAAGCTGGCTTCATTACACGTGATGCGCGTGCCGTCGAACGTAAAAAAATCGGTCTTCACAAAGCACGCAAGAGACCACAATTTTCCAAACGTTAATTGTTGGTATCATTCACAGCTTTTCAAAGCCACCTTCGGGTGGCTTTTTTTTGCTCTTTAAAAAAAAGTGTGATAAATAGATTACAAAAACTTATTTGTCAGAGGATCGCTTATGTCACGTATCTCAGTCTTATCCTTTGCCGTCTTATTGTTTGTTTTTGTCACACCAACTCGCGCTGAAGACGCCCCGGAGTTTGTCCTGTCTGGTGGTGCTTTTGAAGCTTTTGCAACCCAACGCAGTGCCGAATTCGGTTTGGCTTATCGTTTTAGCCCGAGAAAATGGTCGTTAATTCCAGAAATCGGTTTGTCTGCAAATAGCGATGGCGGCTATTGGGCGCATCTGGGGCTGCGTTATGATTTACAACTGAATCAAAAGTGGCTAATAACACCACAACTGGCCCTCGTCGGGTATGAAAATGGCGGCGGTGAAGATCTGGGCAGTGGGTTACTTTTTCGGAGTGGGATAGAACTGGGTTATCGCCTGACATCAGGATCAAAGTTAGCGATAACGCTTTATCACTTATCTAACGCCGGGTTATCGGGAAATAATCCAGGTTCAGAGTCAGTGATTCTTAGTTACAGTTTTACCCGCTGATCCATGCAAATTTATTTATAAAGTTGGCCGCGCCCTTCTGGCTGTGTTTTAAACCGTCGGTGAACCCATAAGTATTGTTCAGGAGCCAGTTTGACTTGCTGCTCTACCCAATCGTTTATGCGTTGTGCATCAGCCAACTCATCATCGCTGGGAAAGTTGTCCAAGGCGGGACCAATATCAATCTGATAGCGGCCATTGGCCAAACGTCTCGGCACATAGGGCACCACCGCTGCACCACTCATTTTTGCAATCCGTGCTGTCGCCGGAATGGTCGCCGCTTTAACACCAAAAAAAGTGGCAAACACGCTGGTTCGCCGACCAAAATCCTGATCGGGCGCATACCAAACCACCTTGTTTTTTCTTAGAGCACGTAACATACCGCGCATATCTGCTTGTAATATGGTGCCTTCACTATGGTATTTTCGATATTTGAGCATGACTGCATTGAACAATGGACTTTTCAGTTCTCTGAACATGATGTAAGCAGGTTGTTTGAGGAGGATTAAGCGCCCTCCTAACTCCATACTGGTAAAGTGACCTGTCAGTAACAATACACCTTTGCCCTTAGCTAACGCTTCTTGTAAATGCTGTAAACCATGATAATCAACACGCTTTGCGAGCGCCTCATCACTCCCCCACCAGCTTAATGCCGTCTCAATTGGCATCATGCCCATGGTTTGCATCGTTTTATGCAATAGATGATGCCGTTGTTGAGGCGTCAAATCGGGAAAACATAACGCCAAGTTGCGCTTGGCAATATCAGCGCGATCTCTGGCAAACCACCACATCATTTGACCAATCACCTTTCCAGCGAATCGTTGCCCCATAACCGGCAACAATGCTGATAGACGCATTAAACTGAGTCCAATCCAGCTAAACCAGTGCCGTGGGTGCCAATAAGTGACAAACAGTGATTTCATAATGGCAGTCATCTGTAAAAACGCGCCTATGCTATCATTTCACGTCATTTCTCGCCCAACTGAAACCAATGTGAGTTGAATTTGAGGTTACTTTACACACTGCTTTTTTATCTGGCTTTGCCATTTATCCTGCTTAGATTGATCTGGCGAGGGATTAAGGCACCTGACTATTTTAAACGCTGGCCAGAACGCTTTGGTTTTGTCGCAAAGAGAAAATCACACAGTCCGCTAATTTGGGTACACGCAGTATCAGTGGGTGAAGTTGAAGCCAGTCGTCCACTCATTAATGGACTTCGTAAGCAATACCCCAATCATCAATTATTGATTACCACGATGACGCCAACCGGCAGTGCGCGCGTCGGGCATTTGTTTGGCGATAAAGTTGAACACGTTTATTTACCCTATGATCTCCCCTTCGCCATTCGGCGTTTTTTGAAAGCAATGCACCCTGTAATGGGGATCATTATGGAAACCGAACTTTGGCCAAATTTATTACTGTCGTGCCAACAGAAAAATATCCCCTTAACGCTGGCTAATGCCCGTTTATCAGCACGTAGCGCACGAGGCTACCAGCGTTTATCAGCGTTTAGTCAGCAAGTTATTACTAGTCTGCCTTTGATAGCGACGCAAACCCAAGCTGACCGGAGCCGATTTCTTGCTCTGGGCGCAAAACCAGAAAACGTACACGCTATTGGTAACTTAAAATATGAGATTGCTTTACCGGCCAGTTTGAATGAGCAAGCAGAAGCTATTCGATCAATGTGGGGTAATCGTTCTGTTTGGATTGCAGCCAGTACGCATGATGGTGAGGAGGAAATTATTCTCAATGCAGCGAAACAAGTGCGTAGTCAATTTCCAGACTTATTATTACTGATTGTGCCAAGGCACCCAGAACGCTTTGATCGTGTTGCTGGATTATGTCGCCGGCATGGATTACATGTCTTACGTCGAAGCGAAAACAAACCGTGTACAAGCCGAACTCAGGTCATGGTAGTTGACACCATGGGTGAGTTAACTCTGTTTTACCCGACCGCCGACGTTGCCTTTATTGGCGGCAGCCTGATACCCCATGGTGGACATAACCTGCTCGAGCCAGCAGCATTGGGGCGTGCTGTCATTACGGGTCCTCATTATTTTAATTTTACCGAAATTACCGAGTTATTTCTGGCCCAGTCAGCGGCAGTTAAAGTCAAAGCCGATGCTGCGAGTTTGGCCGAAGCCGTTTGTGCTTTATTTGCAGATCCAAAACGACGTTCCGAAATGGGGGAAGCAGGACTCGAAATCATTCGGAAGAACCAAGGTGCAAGTAACCGACTACTCAATCTAGTGAAGCGACATATTCTCGATGAAGGATGATCATTACTGGATGCAGCGTGCACTGGCGTTGGCAAAACAAGCTGAGCAACATGGTGAAGTCCCGGTTGGCGCGGTCATCGTTCGTGATGATTTACTTCTAGGAGAAGGATTTAATCAACCAATCCGACTCGCTGACCCTACGGCACATGCTGAAATTATCGCCTTACGCCATGCTTGCACAGAACAAGAAAATTATCGTCTACCCGGCGCTACTATGTATGTGACTTTGGAGCCTTGTCTGATGTGTTCAGGCGCTTTGATTCATGCTCGGCTTGCACGACTCGTCATCGCTGCTCGAGAACCGAAAACAGGTGCCGCTGGCAGTCTAATTGATTGCTTTGCTTTGTCAGGTATTAATCACCGCGTTCAATGTGAATTTGGCATTTTGGCTGAACAAAGCAGTGAATTATTACGTACTTTTTTTCGTCAGCGTCGTTAAGCGCACTTTATCTATGACGATAAGACTAATCTGTTAGCATGAACTTATTAATTTTGCTTATTTTGTGCGGCTAGACTAACGAAAAATGCGCCAAATAATCCGCCTGTTAACGCTGATTTGTCTGGGTATTGCAACCGCCTGCAACGATGACAGAACCCATCTCGACCGTATTCTGGAGCGCGGAGAATTACGTGTAGCTACGCGAACCGGTTTAACCAATTATTATGAAAAAACCCCCGGAGAATTTAGTGGCTTTGAATATGAGTTGGCACAGCATTTTGCCGATACATTAGGGGTGGATCTCAACATGATCGTGCCGGCAAATCTCAGTGAAATGCTGACTATGTTGGATGATGGTCGTGCCGATATTGCTGCTGCCGGCCTGACGATGACACCGGAGCGACAACAAAAAATGCGTTTTGGTCCGGTTTATCACGAGGTAACACAACAATTAATTTATCGAAATGGGGCAAAACGACCCCGTAATATTGCTAATCTGGGCAACGGGCAACTCGAAATCATTGCTAACAGTAGCCACGAAGAACATTTAATTGCTTTGCAAAAAGAGATTCCAGACCTGAGCTGGATCCCAAATCATGATGCTGACAGTCAGGAATTGCTGGGGTTAATTGAACTGGAATTAATTGACTACACGATTACAGATTCTATCGAGTTTGCTGCGATTCAAGGTTCCTACCCAGAGTTGCGGGTGGCCTTTGATGTCTCCGACCCCCAGCCGCTTGCTTGGGGGCTGGCAAAAGGCCCGGATGTCAGTCTTTACCGTGAGGTCATGCGTTACTTCGAACAAATTGAAGAAAAAGGCTTTTTAGATAAGCTTATTGAACGCTATTACGGCCATATTCGTCGCTTTGATTATGTCGACACGAGAGCAATTCATCGTCGTATCCTAACGCACTTACCGGATTATGAATCGTGGTTTATGGAGGCGTCTAGCGTCAATAATTTTGACTGGCGATTGCTCGCCGCCATTGCCTATCAGGAGTCTCACTGGAATCCAACAGCTGTTTCCAGCACTGGGGTGAAAGGCTTGATGATGTTGACGCGAGCAACAGCAGAAGAAATGGGGGTAACCGATCGGGAAGATCCGTATCAGAGCATTATGGCCGGTTCGGCCTATTTAGATGAAATGCGAAAACGGCTGCCTGAACGAATACAAGAACCCGATCGCACTTGGCTGGCACTAGCCGCTTATAATATCGGTTTGGGTCATCTCGAAGATGCTCGCATTCTGACCCAGAAGAATGGCGGTAATCCAGATCGCTGGAGTGATATTCGTGAAAACTTGCCACTACTCGCCCAAAAGAAATGGTTTGAACAAACGCGTTACGGATATGCTAACGGCGGTGAACCTGTACGTTATGTTGCCAATATTCGTCGCTATTACGATATTTTATTGCAGCA
The genomic region above belongs to Methylophaga frappieri and contains:
- the rpsI gene encoding 30S ribosomal protein S9, whose translation is MADLYYATGRRKSSTARVFLKPGSGNITINTRSLEDYFGRETSRMVVRQPLELVEMLDKVDLKITVRGGGNNGQAGAIRHGISRALVELDNELKTDLRKAGFITRDARAVERKKIGLHKARKRPQFSKR
- the dld gene encoding D-lactate dehydrogenase; protein product: MINPEHEPLLASLKSIVGKRYVLTAPAKIQPYCKGFRFGEGEALAVARPATLLQVWQLLQQCVAADVIVIMQAANTGLTGGSTPDGNQYDRPIVIINTMRIDQIQLIDNAKQIIGLAGSTLFGLETVLAPYGREPHSVIGSSCIGASIVGGICNNSGGALVQRGPAYTELSLYAQIAADGTLSLVNHLGIDLGETPEAMLTNLEQQNYRQTDIHYPDKRASDDEYHHRVRQVDEETPARFNNDGRRLHEASGCAGKLAVFAVRLDTYPIAKKQQVFYIGTNDSTVLAKMRRDILSEFDNLPVSGEYLSREYYDVCKKYGKDTFLVIDKLGSKYIPKLFSLKRTVDRIAGNFKFLPAKLSDHLMQYLSYLWPNHLPKKMDAFRERFAHHWILEMNDDGVEEARQYLSTFFASHEGDYFECTPAEGEKAILHRFVAGGAVGRYHTIKRKQFGPMMTVDVALKRNEQQWLEVLPQEIEDKLEAKLYLGHLFCHVMHQNYILKKGVDAKALKQQLLAFFDARGAEYPAEHNVGHEYHAKPALKTFYRKLDPTNGFNPGIGKTSKNKHWSE
- the mltF gene encoding membrane-bound lytic murein transglycosylase MltF — its product is MRQIIRLLTLICLGIATACNDDRTHLDRILERGELRVATRTGLTNYYEKTPGEFSGFEYELAQHFADTLGVDLNMIVPANLSEMLTMLDDGRADIAAAGLTMTPERQQKMRFGPVYHEVTQQLIYRNGAKRPRNIANLGNGQLEIIANSSHEEHLIALQKEIPDLSWIPNHDADSQELLGLIELELIDYTITDSIEFAAIQGSYPELRVAFDVSDPQPLAWGLAKGPDVSLYREVMRYFEQIEEKGFLDKLIERYYGHIRRFDYVDTRAIHRRILTHLPDYESWFMEASSVNNFDWRLLAAIAYQESHWNPTAVSSTGVKGLMMLTRATAEEMGVTDREDPYQSIMAGSAYLDEMRKRLPERIQEPDRTWLALAAYNIGLGHLEDARILTQKNGGNPDRWSDIRENLPLLAQKKWFEQTRYGYANGGEPVRYVANIRRYYDILLQHENINPIPPPVITPPEGPSQALPAAL
- a CDS encoding lipid A biosynthesis acyltransferase; this translates as MRLSALLPVMGQRFAGKVIGQMMWWFARDRADIAKRNLALCFPDLTPQQRHHLLHKTMQTMGMMPIETALSWWGSDEALAKRVDYHGLQHLQEALAKGKGVLLLTGHFTSMELGGRLILLKQPAYIMFRELKSPLFNAVMLKYRKYHSEGTILQADMRGMLRALRKNKVVWYAPDQDFGRRTSVFATFFGVKAATIPATARIAKMSGAAVVPYVPRRLANGRYQIDIGPALDNFPSDDELADAQRINDWVEQQVKLAPEQYLWVHRRFKTQPEGRGQLYK
- the waaA gene encoding lipid IV(A) 3-deoxy-D-manno-octulosonic acid transferase, whose product is MRLLYTLLFYLALPFILLRLIWRGIKAPDYFKRWPERFGFVAKRKSHSPLIWVHAVSVGEVEASRPLINGLRKQYPNHQLLITTMTPTGSARVGHLFGDKVEHVYLPYDLPFAIRRFLKAMHPVMGIIMETELWPNLLLSCQQKNIPLTLANARLSARSARGYQRLSAFSQQVITSLPLIATQTQADRSRFLALGAKPENVHAIGNLKYEIALPASLNEQAEAIRSMWGNRSVWIAASTHDGEEEIILNAAKQVRSQFPDLLLLIVPRHPERFDRVAGLCRRHGLHVLRRSENKPCTSRTQVMVVDTMGELTLFYPTADVAFIGGSLIPHGGHNLLEPAALGRAVITGPHYFNFTEITELFLAQSAAVKVKADAASLAEAVCALFADPKRRSEMGEAGLEIIRKNQGASNRLLNLVKRHILDEG
- a CDS encoding undecaprenyl-diphosphate phosphatase, with the protein product MPFLHILLLALLQGMTEFLPISSSAHLILLPMLADWQDQGLAFDVAVHVGTLSAIVFYFRGQLKSLILDWTNSVLKQRHIGDSRLAWAVGIATIPVGIAGLFFNDAIEFMLRNPLVIATTTIVFGILLGLADWWGKRRRDEHQLRWLDIIIIGCAQALALIPGTSRSGITMTAGLMLGLTRQAAARFSFLLSIPVILLAGGLKTVQLVVADSPTDWMVLFSGALFSAISAYLCVVIFMKMLDHIGMWPFVVYRLILGGVLFWLFL
- the rplM gene encoding 50S ribosomal protein L13; this translates as MKTISAKPAEVRRDWFVIDATGKTLGRMATEIARRLRGKHKAIYTPHVDTGDYIVVINAEKLRVSGNKMQDKIYYHHTGHIGGIKSISLAKQLDKAPERVIQTAVKGMLPKNPLGRAMFSKLKVYAGEAHPHVAQQPKMLEI
- a CDS encoding acyloxyacyl hydrolase: MSRISVLSFAVLLFVFVTPTRAEDAPEFVLSGGAFEAFATQRSAEFGLAYRFSPRKWSLIPEIGLSANSDGGYWAHLGLRYDLQLNQKWLITPQLALVGYENGGGEDLGSGLLFRSGIELGYRLTSGSKLAITLYHLSNAGLSGNNPGSESVILSYSFTR
- the tadA gene encoding tRNA adenosine(34) deaminase TadA, with the translated sequence MKDDHYWMQRALALAKQAEQHGEVPVGAVIVRDDLLLGEGFNQPIRLADPTAHAEIIALRHACTEQENYRLPGATMYVTLEPCLMCSGALIHARLARLVIAAREPKTGAAGSLIDCFALSGINHRVQCEFGILAEQSSELLRTFFRQRR